One Asterias rubens chromosome 1, eAstRub1.3, whole genome shotgun sequence genomic region harbors:
- the LOC117301615 gene encoding integral membrane protein GPR137B-like isoform X1: MEELSWAEMQDAIPSKLGPSLPLFVELGLTITFLVLYGFLFGLVFIQLILILYYGHKRFSYQTVFLFTCLIWAGLRTTLFSFYINNTIEVDTMKIFCYWFFFSFPVCLQFYTLCLLVLYFAQVMCKLKARINPQSHNKQIQYIRVTFAIIMGLFLAMNLSSAILSRVYPNSVALIRVRVCLSGLLFIVAGGFLAYLIWKLSRMSFVGSVLLESRGATLCQTSTACVFIILLYVSRAVYNLIAITTTICPSFGYNWINVSDQADMISTLKGLRYLSFGVVLFIWEFLPTFIVVIFFRVRKFAAKVSTPEDTSCRKTESRTYFFDNPRRYDSDDDLTRTHSSTNATPSDYLRDNLSIPSTPISSVPHVGYGTIIRSSSYPSGYGIPGTTPPMLFAGIPGNVNLGGYGDATD, translated from the exons ATGGAGGAATTGAGTTGGGCCGAAATGCAAGACGCAATACCATCGAAGCTCGGACCGTCCCTCCCGTTGTTCGTCGAGCTAGGCCTGACGATTACCTTCCTCGTACTTTATGGCTTTCTCTTCGGTCTGGTCTTCATTCAGTTGATTTTGATTCTGTACTACGGCCACAAACGGTTCAGCTACCAGACAGTTTTTCTGTTTACCTGCCTGATCTGGGCAGGGCTACGGACTACGTTGTTCTCTTTTTACATCAATAACACAATTGAAGTTGACACAATGAAGATATTCTGCTACTGGTTTTTCTTCAGCTTTCCAGTGTGTCTTCAGTTCTACACCCTTTGTTTGCTGGTTTTATACTTTGCACAG GTCATGTGTAAATTAAAGGCCCGGATTAACCCGCAGAGTCACAATAAGCAGATACAGTACATACGAGTAACCTTCGCCATTATCATGGGCCTGTTCCTGGCGATGAACCTCAGCAGTGCCATCCTGTCCAGGGTCTACCCTAACTCTGTGGCCTTGATTCGGGTGAGGGTCTGCTTGAGCGGCTTGCTGTTCATCGTCGCTGGGGGATTCCTCGCTTATCTCATATGGAAGCTATCCAGGATGAGTTTTGTCGGGAGTGTGCTGCTTGAATCCAGG GGAGCAACTTTATGTCAGACGTCTACAGCCTGCGTGTTTATCATTCTTCTCTATGTATCCAGAGCAGTGTATAATCTTATTGCTATAACGACCACTATTTGCCCGTCATTTGGCTATAACTGGATTAATGTTTCTGACCAG GCAGATATGATATCAACTTTAAAAGGTCTTCGCTATCTGTCGTTTGGTGTTGTTCTTTTTATCTGGGAATTCCTTCCGACATTTATCGTAGTCATATTTTTCAGAGTGAGAAAGTTTGCTGCAAAAGTG AGCACACCTGAGGACACATCTTGCCGGAAAACCGAGTCTAGAACATACTTCTTTGACAACCCTCGACGGTACGACAGTGATGATGATCTGACACGCACACACAGCAGTACCAACGCTACCCCCAGcga TTATTTGAGGGATAATCTGTCCATCCCATCCACGCCCATCAGCAGTGTTCCACACGTTGGCTACGGTACCATAATCCGCAGCAGTAGTTACCCTTCAGGATACGGGATACCGGGGACAACTCCACCTATGCTCTTTGCCGGCATTCCTGGTAACGTTAACTTGGGGGGATACGGAGACGCCACAGATTGA
- the LOC117301615 gene encoding integral membrane protein GPR137B-like isoform X2, with amino-acid sequence MEELSWAEMQDAIPSKLGPSLPLFVELGLTITFLVLYGFLFGLVFIQLILILYYGHKRFSYQTVFLFTCLIWAGLRTTLFSFYINNTIEVDTMKIFCYWFFFSFPVCLQFYTLCLLVLYFAQVMCKLKARINPQSHNKQIQYIRVTFAIIMGLFLAMNLSSAILSRVYPNSVALIRVRVCLSGLLFIVAGGFLAYLIWKLSRMSFVGSVLLESRGATLCQTSTACVFIILLYVSRAVYNLIAITTTICPSFGYNWINVSDQSTPEDTSCRKTESRTYFFDNPRRYDSDDDLTRTHSSTNATPSDYLRDNLSIPSTPISSVPHVGYGTIIRSSSYPSGYGIPGTTPPMLFAGIPGNVNLGGYGDATD; translated from the exons ATGGAGGAATTGAGTTGGGCCGAAATGCAAGACGCAATACCATCGAAGCTCGGACCGTCCCTCCCGTTGTTCGTCGAGCTAGGCCTGACGATTACCTTCCTCGTACTTTATGGCTTTCTCTTCGGTCTGGTCTTCATTCAGTTGATTTTGATTCTGTACTACGGCCACAAACGGTTCAGCTACCAGACAGTTTTTCTGTTTACCTGCCTGATCTGGGCAGGGCTACGGACTACGTTGTTCTCTTTTTACATCAATAACACAATTGAAGTTGACACAATGAAGATATTCTGCTACTGGTTTTTCTTCAGCTTTCCAGTGTGTCTTCAGTTCTACACCCTTTGTTTGCTGGTTTTATACTTTGCACAG GTCATGTGTAAATTAAAGGCCCGGATTAACCCGCAGAGTCACAATAAGCAGATACAGTACATACGAGTAACCTTCGCCATTATCATGGGCCTGTTCCTGGCGATGAACCTCAGCAGTGCCATCCTGTCCAGGGTCTACCCTAACTCTGTGGCCTTGATTCGGGTGAGGGTCTGCTTGAGCGGCTTGCTGTTCATCGTCGCTGGGGGATTCCTCGCTTATCTCATATGGAAGCTATCCAGGATGAGTTTTGTCGGGAGTGTGCTGCTTGAATCCAGG GGAGCAACTTTATGTCAGACGTCTACAGCCTGCGTGTTTATCATTCTTCTCTATGTATCCAGAGCAGTGTATAATCTTATTGCTATAACGACCACTATTTGCCCGTCATTTGGCTATAACTGGATTAATGTTTCTGACCAG AGCACACCTGAGGACACATCTTGCCGGAAAACCGAGTCTAGAACATACTTCTTTGACAACCCTCGACGGTACGACAGTGATGATGATCTGACACGCACACACAGCAGTACCAACGCTACCCCCAGcga TTATTTGAGGGATAATCTGTCCATCCCATCCACGCCCATCAGCAGTGTTCCACACGTTGGCTACGGTACCATAATCCGCAGCAGTAGTTACCCTTCAGGATACGGGATACCGGGGACAACTCCACCTATGCTCTTTGCCGGCATTCCTGGTAACGTTAACTTGGGGGGATACGGAGACGCCACAGATTGA